The following DNA comes from Pseudorasbora parva isolate DD20220531a chromosome 8, ASM2467924v1, whole genome shotgun sequence.
cgttagtttgacatgttcaccgtcAGCCGATTAATGACCACTGCGATCAAATTTGACTTCAGACCAAATTCTGTCAGAAGATTTGCCGCACAATCCtacagtgtgacttctcctatgACGACCTtcaaatatttagttttttcaagacaaactattaCCAAAACGAgggctagagatttctttgtagcctcCATTTCATTCCcacgtgtaatgcagctcaccttCACCGAATGCGTCATTCATTGATTATATAAAACAGCGGATGAGTTTTCTTGCATGCATCCATTTTTAGCGCGCCTTGACTattgtacagtctgacattaatgacaactgagatcttacagtgtgacatggcttacatcggtgATCAAGTtcatacagtctgacaagcaacattcgcaaaggattttgaaaaattgcACAGTGTAAAAGGACCCATAACATACAAACTGCTTACATGTGCAAACTCCATGATAAAGCATACAAATATGTATAATTACATACAAAAAAGCAACACATAATAAGCATGATGTATGTTTACAAGacaacattataataataatatctttATTGATTCAGTTGATTTGAAAATGCTGTTTATTAGGATAATAGGCTACAATAGGAAATAGTATGCTACTGTAATTAACAACACAGACTTTAATATATTGCTGTTTATTGTAAAAACATTGTAAATTGTGcttttattattgtattatgtaaagttaaatatttaaatggaaGGCATATGTATAGTGTCTTGTAGACATAGTAATGCAGTATCTATTTGAAGATTTGcccgtgtttgtgtgtgtatttattgtatatttattaattaaacatAGTTTGTATAGGTTCCTCCCTCAAAAGAATACCTATATTAaggtcatttttaaaatgtattcattcatttataaaaaacattttcaaaaagttAAGACTTTTTTGTTTATAAACTTCAGAAATGTTTGTCTTATTTCTTTTGTTCTCCATCCATAAAttattgggttaaaacaacttgGAAAACACAAGTACATGATGCTGATAACTATGCGGTTGTTGGATGAAATATTGTTTCTTATTCTGTATGACAAAAATGCAACCAAAGCAGAGGTTAAAGCAACTGACAAGACAATTAAGTGAGTAATGCAGGTGTTTAAGGCCTTCATGTGAGCTTTACCTGATTTGAATACTGAGGTAAAAATTACAACATAGGAAGCAGTAATGAGAATAAAATCAGCAGTTGGTATAAGGAATATAGTCAATAGTCCTACAATATTATTAACAGATATATCTCCACATGCTAACTGAACCAATGCCATGTGCTCACAAAAACAGTGATCGATCACATTTGTTGCACAAAATGACAGTCTTCCAGCAAGAgaaacaatggtgacaatcaagaGTCCATTTCTGTTTACAGGCGGAAAAACAAACTTTAGAAAATTTGAGATCTCCTTGTATTTATGATAGTTAAGAGGTTTGCATATTGCAAAATAACGATCCAGTGCCATCCAAAAAAGTAAAGTAGTTTGAAATGTTCCAACAAAGTGAAGGCAAAACATTTGTATCAAACAACCTGTTAGAGAAATCTcactaaaattaaataaaaagctAAGAAGCATGTTAGGTACAAAAAAGATTGGCAAGAGCATATCTACAACACCCATTAAACATATTAGTACATACATAGGAGAATGCAGAGACCGCTGGCTTGTTATTAAGTATATTAGAATAGAATTTGCTGTGACAGCCAATAAAAACATAAGAAATAAAGGGATAAATAAAAAAGGCCTCCATTCTCCTAGGCTGTAGAAACCATTGAACTTGAAGTCTGTAAATGAGAGATTTTGTGCATGAAGGTCCTTCATGCTGAAAACACGTTTTGTGCAAGCAGTGCTCTGATCAAACAAATTAAGCTGATAAAGAATATGGTTGATCAAAATTACCTTTTAACAACACCAATATACACTTTAGTCATAAATTGTACtgtgattaaaataataatcaaatatttaaGCTCGTTACCTTTTCATATTTTACAAAGTCTATAAACATTGTATGGGCTCTTAGTATAGTATTAGAGTTTACCTTAATTCTGACATTAgttatatgttatatgttatgtaaATCTGGACAGGTAAATAAAGCTTCCTCTGACACTTCTGTTTAGAAGTACAACAGATTGGAGTTCAATGAAATCTCGACACAAATCATGGTCTTTAAATACACTTTAAATACACTCACCTCCTTTATGTTGTATCATAGGCATGCAGTTTCGGTGCCAatggtaattgtgttttatgttCTAGGATTTATTTGACCAGTGTTTGACAGTAGCATGGCAAGCATGTAACCCAAGACATTTACATAAGTCTATACTCTATACAATGTATAtacttattttatataaataagtgTTCCCCAACCAAGGCACCCCAACACTATCTTTTCAAACTCTTCCTAATCAAATATACCTGACTCAACttatcagctcattagtagagactccaAGACTTGAAATGGATGGGTCAGATAAGTGAAACAGCCAAGATGTGTACTATTGGGGTGTCTCCAGGAacaaggttgggaaacacttgtataaattatgtaattttcaggaGGATTAGATTTAATAGAGaaaggtgtgtgcctttccaaatcatgtccaatcaactaaATTTAGTAGCCtacaggtggactccaatcaagttgtagaaacatcagAGGAACTGTCCaaaaatggcaccctaaacttcctctgagtccgcactttaaCAACGTATTTTCGCTTTGATGGCCGGGAAGAAGTCCACAGCGTAACCCGCACTAGCGGGCAAAGTGTGCATCGAGGGCGCATATCGACCTCAAAGAGGGCGCGCACGAGCACccttctgagacctaaaatgacaaatgggacaccctgcAGTCTCgtggacttaaagggttagttcacccaaaaatttctttcattaatgactgactccaatgaccgtttgaatctttattttaggaacacggaagagaagacaatgctgaatatgCTGAATAATGCTGAatgtcatattttttgttatttttgaaccaaaatgtattgtcgacacttcaaaagagtctaactaaccaactgatgtcacatatggactaattTGATTAtcttttcattaccttctggactatgacagcaagtgggcatacacttacattcaaaagACAGAAAGGCCttagactaaatctaaaatatcttaaactgtgttccgaggatgaatggaggtcttacgggtgtggaacggcattggggtgagtcattaatgaaataaattttatttttgggtgagctaaccctttaacggACACGTGCACGCAGCGGCCTTTGCAAGTAGACAAGACCGAAAAGACGCATGAAGTGGGTCAGGTCCTCAAGGATGTTCATTGGAAGCAGgatgcacctgagctcaattttgagtgtcatggcaaaggctgtgaattcTTATGTGCATGTGATGATGTTTGGCGATTATAATTTTACATAAATTTGTAacaatttcaaacaaacttcacGTTGTCATAATGAGCTATTGTTTGTATAATTGAgggaaaaaaatgcattcatatttaatccattttggaaaaACGACAGGACACATGACTACATGAAAacaggttttactgttataattaaatgatttgtgagcattagtggaACAGAAGGTTTTAGAATGAACACGAAACACACATTATCACTGTCATGCAGTGAATACTGCCAATCGTGGATTAGCTGTGTCATCATCAGAGGTACTGATCGGTGCTGCCTCAAGACTGCCAAAAATTTTAACCAGGCTGCACTGCTCCAAGTCAGCCACTGATTGGTGTGCGCATCGTTGTATGAAGTTGAACAAGgctaatgacaacatgacacaaGAGACtagggaatcacatgacataACCAGGTGTTAGGTGTTGacagttttgacccatagaccagatatgcgaaatgaagaccaggagtcaggatgttcaatcatcggagagaattttactgaagaatagtttgcagtttcatcggtagagtcagcttcagagtctctACGGGTggtgtcaggccagactctactctacacaaccttacacaaaattaccacaccagttataccaatttcaagggcatgatttacatcattacaaacacgtggaatattactgattggcataaagtctaaacaatgtgtcacacgagaatagataggagatgttgttgttgtttttaatcaggatgtatacatcagacaatcccaagattggggtattgttgacttcaggggagtcctagaaagacgccaagaggtctagggtgtgagaaaagcGGTCCAATCCAGTCGGAAGACCTGCACAGAAaatgtaaaacacacacacaagactctagggcacatctctcctccaaggttagtgcagcagtgagcttatcaacaggacaagatatcaacaccacatgacaaacaaATCTCCAAAAAGAAAAGTATGACTAATGTCATCTAcctcattctataaagaaatataaagaaatataaagacaaaaatgtacttctatcaatgggaaaaatcaacatcaaattaaataatagttaaatatTAATGATCACAAAATTGATTGTcaaaaagtcattattttgaaaggataataactgattatttaattcatgaggttattaaaaatcattcaaaacgataagatgcatatgatgaagatgcatatgatgaagaggcaagggtgtcggcccactccccccttcaCAGGAAACATGACAGTAAACATAGCAAACTAATGCTGTGTTCCAGGCAACTCATAACCTGTTTTTCCAAACTTCTACCCGTGAAAGTGTACTAGAATGCCAGTCAAACCAGTGACTTCCCACCCGTGAACTCGTACTAGATTGATGTACTACCAGTTACGAGTTCTGAGTCACTTAGCTTGCAAAACCgcaaatgttatgcattatcAGCAGCTTTCCTAGTGCTAGCTAGTTTTCAGTACATTGAGTGCAagattaaattaattcaataccgggacaggagggacagactAGGGGAGACAGATATTTCAGGAGGCCAGGGGGAAGCAGAAAGTTCGGGAGGCCAGTGTTGCCCACACAGTGCACGGGACAGAGCCCTCTCCGGACTCAGTGCACGGGATGGAGCCGTCTCCGTACTCGGTGCATGGACTAACCATGGCAAGGCAATCACTTTGGGTGGCTCTGGATACTGTTCTGAGATGGCCACAGGTTGTCCTGTAACTGGCTGCAAATCTCCAGAAGAAGCCCTGTGCTCCTCCCAAGAGCGTCTCGGGACTACCAGACTCGGAAACAACAGAACAGGAACCATCAGAACAGGGACGACCGGAATTGGGATCACCGAAACTGAGATAACCAGTACTGGGATTCCTGGAACTGTGATCatcggactcgggaccaccagaactgggATCAACGGAAATGGAACCACCGGACCCGGGTCCACCAGAATTGAGACCACCGGAATTGGGACTGTGataatgtttgtgtattgtCAGGAAGGAAGAAGACAGTGGTTGGCGTGACTGGGACTCGCTCTCTTTATTAAGCAGTTTCAAAATAGAAAAACAATAAACACTTGCTCCGTTTCACTTCTTTTCAGCACAGTTCTCAGCTCTTTCAGGCACATGCACGCTTGCAAAGTCCCAGTCCAACTCTTTCTCTCGTCTCTCTCCCGGGAATGGCTTATAAGTGCTCTATCTGcgccaattactgcaatcagaaacaggtgttcatcatctgtgcttgacctacttacccggcgctctgctctgctctgtctcccgctgcagacttcgcagaaccacgccccctccaccACATACCCCCCACCGCCTGACTCAGGCCGCATcctccttctctatggtgctctctgacactccttctctatggtgctcTCTCATAGAGAGCTTTCGACTGCAGCGCCGGCCGCTCCTcaccctccacctcctgggacaGGACTGTGCCCAACCCCCTGTCCAAGGAATCAGTCTGCAGCAAAGTCTGTTGGTTAACTGCCACCTCAACCCTATGCTTTTGAACCCAGAATTGAATATCCCCATGCACTAACTCCACCACTTTCCTGTGCACACACCGtaccttaaccacgcggctaTTACCCCACGCCTCGGGCTGAATCAGACATTGATGGATGGAGGTCTGGTTACAACCTGAATCCACCAGAGCCTGAtaagtaccccccttgatactcacaggtatTTGGTACTGGCCAGCTTGATCGAGGGCAGCGTGCAGCGCATTAGGGACCCGGACCAGAGTCCCCACCTCCATCAACGGACACTGGTCAATAAGGTGTCCTGGGTCCCCGCAACACCAACACGCCGGCCCAGGTTTCCCTGCGGCCCTAGTGGCTGGCAGTAGGCCTGTagattggcgtggagagactgCGGGCCGGAAAGCCAGCTGTCCGGGGTCCTGTGGTCCTCCCCCTCCCCTTGCCGTCGACTGGAACACTGGTGATGGTTCGGCTGAACCACCCACTCTCCAACTTGGGGCCGGCCGGGGTAGCATCTCACGACGAGACTTGGGTAAGGGGAACAGGTTTTGAGAGAGAAGGTGAGGGGGAAGgaggagagtgagagagagagaagccgcTGGTAAGGGCTCGCCAACCCCTTGGCACACCACCATTTTGTCCTCCGCCAGTTTGATAGCCTGGTCTAGCGACGTCGGGCGGCTTTGGCAGCCTTGCCACAAGCTGCTCCAGTGCCACACGATTGATGATTCCGTCGACGTCACTTCCATCGGCCATCAGCACCTTATGGCAtgagtcccggagctggtgcGCGAACACAAAGGGCTGGCCGAACTCGTCCA
Coding sequences within:
- the LOC137084465 gene encoding olfactory receptor 52E4-like; this translates as MSELSMKDLHAQNLSFTDFKFNGFYSLGEWRPFLFIPLFLMFLLAVTANSILIYLITSQRSLHSPMYVLICLMGVVDMLLPIFFVPNMLLSFLFNFSEISLTGCLIQMFCLHFVGTFQTTLLFWMALDRYFAICKPLNYHKYKEISNFLKFVFPPVNRNGLLIVTIVSLAGRLSFCATNVIDHCFCEHMALVQLACGDISVNNIVGLLTIFLIPTADFILITASYVVIFTSVFKSGKAHMKALNTCITHLIVLSVALTSALVAFLSYRIRNNISSNNRIVISIMYLCFPSCFNPIIYGWRTKEIRQTFLKFINKKVLTF